The Triticum dicoccoides isolate Atlit2015 ecotype Zavitan chromosome 6A, WEW_v2.0, whole genome shotgun sequence genome has a window encoding:
- the LOC119319487 gene encoding uncharacterized protein LOC119319487, with product MDQCASRVLPIIDEGSESESETGSSTEGVAPETTTRKAAAARAIAERRKAIVARMRELLRRAVVQSSSAAATQSKLRSSTVATAKKWKRVVTFKSRDRRRSVVHGGGLDGMSSASSVSSASRNSLSSRDATFPRSPPPPFAAANKICFEEIMAMEHEAHWITTDSDFVVLEL from the exons ATGGATCAGTGTGCGTCCAGGGTGCTGCCAATCATCGACGAAGGGTCGGAGTCGGAGTCCGAGACGGGGTCGTCAACGGAGGGTGTGGCGccggagacgacgacgaggaaggCCGCGGCGGCGAGGGCCATAGCCGAGCGCAGGAAGGCGATCGTGGCCAGGATGAGGGAGCTGCTCCGGCGCGCCGTCGTGCAGTCGTCGTCGGCGGCAGCGACTCAGTCCAAGCTGCGCTCCTCCACCGTGGCCACCGCCAAGAAATGGAAG AGGGTGGTGACCTTCAAGAGTAGAGATCGCCGGCGTTCGGTCGTCCACGGAGGCGGCCTCGACGGCATGAGCTCCGCGTCGTCGGTGTCCAGCGCCAGCAGGAACAGCCTGAGCAGCCGGGACGCCACATTCCCGCGCTCccctccgccgccgttcgccgccgccaACAAGATATGCTTCGAAGAAATCATGGCGATGGAGCATGAGGCTCACTGGATCACCACGGATTCCGACT TCGTCGTGCTGGAGCTCTAG